TCAAACAGGAGGATATCACAGATATTCGAACTGTAATGCCTGAGGATGGAAACACATCATATAATTTTGTGGAAGGTGTTACAAATTCAGGAGGAATTATTGTGACGCTCCTCTCGGTCGGGAATATCCTGACCTTGACCGACTCTGTTGATTTTCCTGCGAAAAATGACGACGAAAAAGAAAATCCTTCGTCAGACTCAATTCCTGAAGCTCGAAATCGCTATTTTTCACCTGAATCCAACTCTGAAGAGAGGGAAATATTCAGTGAAAGAGCTCGATCTTTGAGAGAGAGACAGATTGCCGACGATAATATTAACAGAGAACCCGTTGCTGTAATCAAACTTAACAATGAATACCTCGGTATTGATCTGAATATCATCCAGGGTTTCCATGAAATTAAAAAAGTCTCCCCTGTCCCTTGTTGCCCGTCGCACATCATAGGACAGATTAATTATCATGGCAACATCATTACTCTTGTTGATATCAGTCCGGTCTTCAAAATACAATTGGACAGGAACGCCAAACGAACAAAAGTAATAATTGTAAGACTTGAGGACGGCGAAGCAGGTATCCCCGTTGATGAAGTGGAGGATGTAATCTACATCAATAAGGCAGACATTTCACCTCTTCCTGCTGCATCAAAATTTATTAATGACTCTTTTCAGAATGGTGCTGCGCATTATCAGGATAAAATGCTCACACTTATCGACCTCGAAAAAATATTGCTGAACGGTAATCTCATCGTTCATGAAGAAGTTTAGCTGCAAATCAAATTTAAAACAAGGATATTTATCATGCTCAGTTGGTTCAATAAACTCAAATTAGGCACAAAAATCAGCCTCGGCTATTCAATTGTTGTCTTAATCATGATTGTCAGTTCCATTCTCAACTACAGCTATATGCAAAGTCTTGAGGATATAAATGTCGTCCGTAAAAATGCAAATGAAATGATATTTCTCGGAGACGAAGCATTTAACAGTTATCTGGCTTCAAAAGCAACTCATCTTCAGTATCTTGTGGGAATGAAAGAGGAGTCATTATTGAGTTACAATGAGGCGGAAAAAAGTTTTAGAGAGAATGTACAGAAAATGGATGAATCATCAGATGAAAAGAAAGACAACCACGAGAGACTTAAACAAGTCATAAAACTTTTTGAGGAGGAGGTACTTTTTAACAATGCAACCATTGCCCTTGTCAAAAAAGGTGACCAGGAGAAAGCCATGAAAGCTGAGGCTGAGAGTATTTCCAAATCCTTTACTGCAAATATAAAATCACTGTTCAAACAGATCGAAGGTGAAGAGCGGAAGGCTCTCGAGGCTTTAAGAGAGAGAAGAGACACAGTGATGAATACACTGATTTTTACATCTCTTGCCGGCGCCACCGTGGCTATTATTACTGCAATTCTGCTCGCCATATTCATCACCAGAAGCGTGGTTTCCACTGTAGGCTCTGCCATTTCCGCCATTGCCGCCACATCTTCCGAGATGGCAGCCACCATCAACGAGCACGAAAAAGTTGCATCACAGCAGGCAGCTTCTGTAAATGAAACCACTTCAACAATGAACGAGCTCGATGTCACCTTCAGTCAGACTGCGGGTAAAGTGGGCGAAACAGCAGAATCAGCGAACAAGGCATCAGATATTGCTGATGACGGAGCAAAAACGGTTCAGCTCAGCATGAATACCATGGCGGTTCTCAAAGATAAAGTTGCTTCAGTTGCCGAACAGATTCTAAGACTAAGTGAACAAACAAACCAGATCAGCTCAATTACAGGGCTCGTTTCCGACCTCGCCAACCAGACGAACCTCCTCGCTCTCAATGCTGCTGTTGAAGCTGCCAGAGCCGGTGAGCACGGCAAAGGTTTTGCGGTGGTTGCTTCAGAAATCAGAAAACTCGCTGACCAAAGTAAAAAGTCAGCCGAAAAAATTAATACAGTTGTGGCGGATATTCAAAAAGCCACCAATTCAACTGTAATGGCCACAGAAGAGGGCACAAAGAATGTTGATCTCAGCATCAATGCTGCGAGAAAAACAGCCGAGGCGTTCAACGAACTTGCATCGTTCATCTCAACTACTTTTGATATGTCCCAACAAACAGTATTTACGGTAAAGCAACAGGTGGCGGCGGTAAAACAGGTGGTGGAAGCCATGAATGCCATCAACGCAGGAGTTAAAGAGACTGCCTCAGGTTTGTCGCAAACCAGAGTGGGTATCCAAAAGTTGAATGAAACCGCGACTGCTCTTAAATCACTTGTATGATTCAAATGATCACCTGTAGAAGAGGTAATTTGTGATATCCGATCCCGAGCTTAGAGGCATTTTCAAAATCGAATTTGAAGAAAGCATTCAAATCCTGAACAGCGAACTCCTGAAGCTGGAAGCCAATGTATTCGATTTTGATGCTTTGTCCAGACTGATGAGAGTGGCTCACAGTATGAAAGGTGGAGCGAGGATGATCGGGCTCGCCGGTGTGGTAACCCTTGCTCATTTCTTTGAAGATATGCTCGGGGCAGTAAAAAAAGATAATACAGAGCTGAAAAGAGCAGATTTCGACAGGATGTATAAAGCTCTTGATGTAATAAAAAGCCTCGTAAATGAAGCTGTAACAGGAGAACCTCTCAATTTTGATGTGGAAGCGGTGACCTCGGCGATTCTGAATGCGGAGACAACTCCTCCGGCAATAAAAGAGATGCCTGTTACTCAGAATGAAACAGTAGTTGAGGTGCTGAGCCCCGAATCTTCTTCCGAACAAAATGAAACTCCGGCGCCAGAACCCGATACCCCGGCTGAGACAGTGAAATCTTTTGCCATCGATACAATAAGGGTTGCGGCTTCGAAACTGGATACCCTGATGAATCTCTCCGGTGAACTCACAGTTTCCAAAATCCAGCTTGCCCTTAGACTGGGAAAGATTGACAACCTTGGCGCTCTGCTTGAAGAATCCATTCGCGACCTTCGTATGATCGAGCAGTCCGTGTCTCCTCTTAAGAAGGATTTCAAGCTCGCTCACTCTGATATAATCACAACCGTCAACAAACTCAGAAACAGATTTGACGCCGCTGCAGTGGAAATTGGTGGTTTCCGGGAAGGCCTCTCGGAAGATAATTCGCGTCTGAATTTTGTCTCTTACGGTTTTGAGGAAGTAATCAAAAACCTCAGAATGCTGCAGCTTTCCAACATTTTTAATCTCTATCCCCGAATGGTAAGAGACATCGCCGGAGAGTTGAACAAGGAGGTCAATTTTATTGTGGAGGGAGCCGGGATTACTGCGGATAAAAAAATCCTCGAAGAAATGAGAGATCCGCTGATGCATATGATAAGGAATTCCATTGATCATGGCATCGAGTTGCCGGAAGCAAGATTGAAAGCCGGGAAACCCCGCTGCGGCACTATAAAACTTACGGCACTCCATTCAGCCTCGACGATTACCATAATTCTTGAGGATGACGGCAACGGCATCGATGATAAATCGATTCTGGAGACGGCGATAAAGAAAAAGCTGATCACCAGGGAGGAAGCCGCCAATCTTTCCCCTGCTCAAATTCACAACCTGATTTTTAGCCCCGGGTTTTCAACTTCCAAAATGATAACCGATGTCTCGGGACGCGGGGTTGGTATGGAAGTGGTGAGAGCAAATGTCAGCAAGCTAAAAGGAAGAATCAGTATTGAATCCGTGAAGGGAAAAGGGACGAAATTCATTATTGATCTTCCCCTGACTCTGGCAACCTTACGGGTGATGACCGTAAGCGTGAATGATGTCATCTTTGCAATCCCCATCGACTATATCGATACATCCGTACTTGTACAGAAATCTGAAATCTTTTCGATGGAAGGGAGAGACACAATTGTTTTTCAGAATGAGCCGGTCTCTATCGTCACTCTCGAGTCTCTGTTGGAACTGCAACCGAAAAAAAGTGATGACAATAAAGCCAACTCCTCTTCATACCAGTGCATAATAATATCTTCCATGGGAGAAAAAGCCGGATTTATAGTTGATTCTCTGATTGATGAGCAGGAGGTGCTGGTAAAACCCCTCGGCATCATGCTCCAAAAAGTAAGGAATGTCTCCGGGTCCACCATCCTCGGAACGGGTGATGTATGCATTATTCTTAACCCGCAGGACCTTGTGCGATCAGTCAAAACCAAAAGTTACAGTGCAGCAGAATCTACCATTATTGAAGGTGAATCCGCCGGCAAAAAAAGAATTTTACTTGTCGAGGATTCCATAACCACCCGCACACAGGAAAAACGAATACTTGAGGGTGCCGGATATGAGGTGATAGTTGCTGTGGACGGCCTGGACGGATTTGCAAAATTGACTTCAAATGATATCGATGCGGTGGTTTCGGATATCGAAATGCCAAATATGGATGGTCTGTCGCTCACTGAAAAAATCAGACAAAATAAAAGGTACACCTCTTTGCCGATAATTCTGGTTACATCGTTATCATCCGATGAGCAAAAGAAGAAAGGGCTGGAATGTGGTGCAAATGCTTACCTTACCAAGTCAGGATTCGATCAAAGAGTTCTGATTGAAACAATTCAAAGGCTCCTGTAAATGAACAGTTTTACCAAATTTAGGGAATGATATGAACGGGAAAAATAACCCTGTAAAAGTTTTACTCGTTGACGACTCACTGGTTGTACTCCATATCCTGAAAAAATTGCTCGCTCAGTATCCTGAAGTCGAGATAGTTGGTACTTTTACAAATGGACTTGAAGCGCTTGCCGCAATACCGGTTTTAAATCCTGATGTAATCTGTACCGACTACCATATGCCTGCAATCGATGGTCACGAACTGATTATGGAGATCATGGAGAGACACCCGAAGCCGATTCTGGTGATCAGTTCTTCAGTACAATCGAAAGGAGATGAAGAAACCATTTTCACACTGCTTGATGCAGGGGCTGTGGATGTCTTCCCCAAACCGGTACTCCAGGTTGAGGATGAATTCAGGAAATCTGCTGCCGCTCTCGTAAAGAAAATCACTCTCCTCGCAGGAGTACACACTTTTAAGAGAAGAAGAAAACCGGGTGCTCAGTCCGGAGTTACAGAAAGTGTGGAGAGCACAAACCTTAATATTAAAAACACTTTCAAAATAGTTGGAATCGGGGCATCAACCGGCGGTCCTCAGGTTCTCGCTGAAATATTTCAAAGACTGAAACCGGGGTTCCCCGACCCGATAGTCTGCGTCCAGCATATCAGCGAGGGTTTTATTCAAGGGCTGGTCGAGTGGCTTGACAAAGCCTCTCCCCTGACGGTAAAGTTTGCAGAAAATGGTGACACACCGAAACTGGGACACATTTATTTCCCCCCGGAGGATACACATCTGAAATTTGACAGCGGCGGCAGATTCGTCATCTCCAAGGATCCACCGAAAAACGGTCACCGTCCCTCTGTCGATGTAACTTTTTCTTCAATTGCTCAGAATTTTGAAAAAAATTCCTTAGCCATTCTTCTTACCGGCATGGGTGCCGACGGAGCAGACGGGCTGCTTCAGATTAAAAAATCAGGCGGGTACACCATTGCTCAAAACGAGAGCAGTTGTGTTGTCTATGGCATGCCAAAAGTGGCTGCCGAGACCGGTGCGGCAAAACTGTTGCTGTCGCCTGAAGATATTGTCAGATTATTGAATAACTTTAGCAATTAATTTCACGGAAAATTTCATGTCACAGGAAAAGTTAAGGATTCTCCTCGTAGAAGACAGTGCCATTGCAGCCAGATTGATCACACTTCTTATCAGAGAGGGAATGCCCGATGAAAATTACAATTTACATTCAGCCTCAAACCTTACTGATGCCATCGAGCTTACAAAAAGTGAAAATATTCAGATAGTTCTTCTCGATCTCGGGCTTCCCGAAAGTCAGGGCCTCGAAACCTTTAAGACATTCTTTGCCAAATATCCCTATATTCCCGTTATTGTGCTCACCGGCAATGAGGACAAATCTCTCGCTCTTAAATCTGTTCGTGAAGGAGCACAGGACTATCTTGTAAAGGGGGAAGTGCACAGCAGCCTCCTCGCAAGATCGATTTTCTATGCCCTCGAGAGAGGAAGACTGCAGTATGAAAAAATGCTCAACCAGGAAAAACTGAAAAAATATTCGGAAGAGCTGGAAGTGCTGAATGCCACCAAAGACAAATTTTTCTCCATCATCGCCCATGATCTGAAAAGCCCCTTCAACTCTTTCCTTGGAATTACAGAATTACTCGCTGAAGATATTGATATCATGGACAGGGCACAAATCAAGGCTTTTGTCCTCGACATGAACAGATCGGCTCACAACCAGTTTAAACTGTTGGAGAACCTCCTTGCCTGGGCACAGGTTCAGAGAGGTTCCATGGTCTTCTCCCCTGCCGAGCTCGATTTTTTCCATGTTGTAAATGATGTTTTTGCCCTCTATTCTGACAACGCAGCAGAGAAAAAACTTAAACTGAGCAACGAGGGCTCACCCGGGAAGAAAGTTTTTGCCGATCACAACATGCTTTACCTTCTCCTCAGAAACCTTGTTTATAACGCGATCAAGTTTACTCCGGAGGGAGGCGAAATCAGAGTTGGTGCATCAGACCTCCCGGGATTTATCGAAGTGTATGTCGTCGACAACGGAGTGGGTATCAGCCCCAAATCGCTCGCCGGGCTTTTCAGAATAGATAAACAAAATACCACACTCGGCACCAACAAGGAAAAAGGGACGGGGCTCGGTCTCGTATTGTGTAAGGACATGATCGAGAAAAACGGCGGACAAATAAGAGTGGAATCAACTCCCGGCTTGGGTACAACTTTCTTTTTTACTTTGCCACAATGATATGACTGACGGCTATTTTGTAACTCCCGATAACACTCCCCTTTTCTACTCGGTGGCGGGTCAGGGTGACCGTTGGGTAATCCTCCTTCACGGGGGTCTGGGTGACAGCAGAGAGATGATCCCTGTCGCATCTGCTCTTGATCTCACTGAGTATAAGCTGGTTCTGCTCGACTTCAGAGGACATGGCAAGTCGTTTCATGGTAAACTGCCTCTAAATTATGAACTCTATGCAACCGATGTTATGGGTCTCATGGATCATCTCGGTATCGAAAAGGCATCGATTGTGGGTTACAGCGACGGTGCCATAACCGCTCTCGTCGTCGCCTACTCGGAACCTGACCGGATCACAAGGGTTGTATCTATCGCTCCCGATACAGGAATTGAAGGCTGGAGGGATGATGTAAACCTCGATCAGGTATTTCCGCAAATTGCTCTCGATGATGAAATGATTCAGGACTACGAAGGAGTGTCCCCCGAACCGGAGAAATTTCCTTTGCTCCTTGACCGGGTAAAAATACTTTGGGAGTCTCCCTCTCATATGGACAGGAAAAGACTGTCAGAGATAAAAGCAGTATGCTGGATTGTCGGAAGTGATTCTGATGAATTTATTAAGCAGGAGGATCTTAAACTGATTGCCCGCTCTATTCCATTTTCATTTTTGCATTCGTTCTCGAACTTAAAACACGGTGAGCTCACACCAGCCCTGGCGAAGCTCACCGATGGTAATATTCATATCCTCACAGAGATGCTCGAAGGTTAGAGCCTACTGCATCCCGAAATTTTTGTTGTGCAGGTCTTCAATTGCCCTTAGCAGATCATTTACTTTCTTAAGCTCTGCACTTGCCCATGAGTTTCCCGGATCGAGTTTCAGAAGCGATTCAAGTTCCGATTTTGCCGAAACATAATCCTTCTTTTTGATCAGTTCCTTCGCATTATTGATGTGATCGCCAATCGCAGCTTCTTTCTCACCGGGGAGCTTCTTCACTTTCAGCTTGTCTCCGCTTTCGCTGACTATCTGCTTTTTGAAATCATCAGGATAGCCGATGTTAACTGTCTTAAAATACTCGTTTTTCTTTACACCATCCACATATCTAAGAAGCAAATCCTCGCTCAGTTTTTTCCAGGTGTTATAGACTGTCTTTCCCGATTCCTTTGTATAATTCGTCAGAAACATCAGACATTCAGCCCTTGATGAAGAAAGAAGTTTAGCCGCCTTTTCCTCAACTTCCTTCTGGCGGAGCAGGAACTGCCCCTCAAGCTGATTTTGAACTGTCCTGATGTCATCAATTACAAAATTGTAGCGCGGATAAGCGAAATTGGCGACAGCATTGAACACCCAAAATGCCGATTCCCAGGTGAAATGTGACAATGACCCAAGTCCTTTTCTGTAGTTTTCCGGGACATCAGTTACTGCTGCATAAACCGGAAACCAGACTGTGGTATAGGTGTCGTCCATTCCAAACCAAAGGAGTCCGCCAACCTCGTTTGGCAGATGGCTGCGTGACTGGCTGATAAACGACCAGCCGGTCTGAGGTGTTGAAATCGGTCTCTCGTTAAAATACTCTTCACCGTTATATTTCCATGTAAGCGGACGCGCTCTCATGGGATTACCATAAGGTCCGGCTCCGACTCCCGTTGTCATGTCGAGCTCTGTTCCGTTGTAGTGGTCACGCATCAAACCCATCACATCCTGAACCGATAGCTTTTTGTCAGGCTTCACATATAGGGGCATCCTCTCGAGGTTTTCACCTTTTATATATGAGAGGTATTTAACCATGGTCGAATTGCAGCGTCTGAAAAGCGACCATACCCTTCCGTCACAAAATCTGATTGCTCCAAAGTCAAGTGGTGAGTATGCGGCGGCGAAGTCAAAATCTGCATCCTTTCCCGAAAAATATCCTTTTTCTCTCGCAAAGGAAATTACATCTTTCGAGTAGAGGCAGT
This genomic stretch from Bacteroidota bacterium harbors:
- a CDS encoding chemotaxis protein CheW, yielding MNSFNYLVFELNGLSYALPAEMVQEILPLPELTPSDEMPPWIRGIFDLRGRFIPVIDLDQRINGTRHRCLVTDNVIVLSNGEFSPALIVSEVNNVVEIKQEDITDIRTVMPEDGNTSYNFVEGVTNSGGIIVTLLSVGNILTLTDSVDFPAKNDDEKENPSSDSIPEARNRYFSPESNSEEREIFSERARSLRERQIADDNINREPVAVIKLNNEYLGIDLNIIQGFHEIKKVSPVPCCPSHIIGQINYHGNIITLVDISPVFKIQLDRNAKRTKVIIVRLEDGEAGIPVDEVEDVIYINKADISPLPAASKFINDSFQNGAAHYQDKMLTLIDLEKILLNGNLIVHEEV
- a CDS encoding methyl-accepting chemotaxis protein is translated as MLSWFNKLKLGTKISLGYSIVVLIMIVSSILNYSYMQSLEDINVVRKNANEMIFLGDEAFNSYLASKATHLQYLVGMKEESLLSYNEAEKSFRENVQKMDESSDEKKDNHERLKQVIKLFEEEVLFNNATIALVKKGDQEKAMKAEAESISKSFTANIKSLFKQIEGEERKALEALRERRDTVMNTLIFTSLAGATVAIITAILLAIFITRSVVSTVGSAISAIAATSSEMAATINEHEKVASQQAASVNETTSTMNELDVTFSQTAGKVGETAESANKASDIADDGAKTVQLSMNTMAVLKDKVASVAEQILRLSEQTNQISSITGLVSDLANQTNLLALNAAVEAARAGEHGKGFAVVASEIRKLADQSKKSAEKINTVVADIQKATNSTVMATEEGTKNVDLSINAARKTAEAFNELASFISTTFDMSQQTVFTVKQQVAAVKQVVEAMNAINAGVKETASGLSQTRVGIQKLNETATALKSLV
- a CDS encoding hybrid sensor histidine kinase/response regulator; amino-acid sequence: MISDPELRGIFKIEFEESIQILNSELLKLEANVFDFDALSRLMRVAHSMKGGARMIGLAGVVTLAHFFEDMLGAVKKDNTELKRADFDRMYKALDVIKSLVNEAVTGEPLNFDVEAVTSAILNAETTPPAIKEMPVTQNETVVEVLSPESSSEQNETPAPEPDTPAETVKSFAIDTIRVAASKLDTLMNLSGELTVSKIQLALRLGKIDNLGALLEESIRDLRMIEQSVSPLKKDFKLAHSDIITTVNKLRNRFDAAAVEIGGFREGLSEDNSRLNFVSYGFEEVIKNLRMLQLSNIFNLYPRMVRDIAGELNKEVNFIVEGAGITADKKILEEMRDPLMHMIRNSIDHGIELPEARLKAGKPRCGTIKLTALHSASTITIILEDDGNGIDDKSILETAIKKKLITREEAANLSPAQIHNLIFSPGFSTSKMITDVSGRGVGMEVVRANVSKLKGRISIESVKGKGTKFIIDLPLTLATLRVMTVSVNDVIFAIPIDYIDTSVLVQKSEIFSMEGRDTIVFQNEPVSIVTLESLLELQPKKSDDNKANSSSYQCIIISSMGEKAGFIVDSLIDEQEVLVKPLGIMLQKVRNVSGSTILGTGDVCIILNPQDLVRSVKTKSYSAAESTIIEGESAGKKRILLVEDSITTRTQEKRILEGAGYEVIVAVDGLDGFAKLTSNDIDAVVSDIEMPNMDGLSLTEKIRQNKRYTSLPIILVTSLSSDEQKKKGLECGANAYLTKSGFDQRVLIETIQRLL
- the cheB gene encoding chemotaxis-specific protein-glutamate methyltransferase CheB, whose translation is MNGKNNPVKVLLVDDSLVVLHILKKLLAQYPEVEIVGTFTNGLEALAAIPVLNPDVICTDYHMPAIDGHELIMEIMERHPKPILVISSSVQSKGDEETIFTLLDAGAVDVFPKPVLQVEDEFRKSAAALVKKITLLAGVHTFKRRRKPGAQSGVTESVESTNLNIKNTFKIVGIGASTGGPQVLAEIFQRLKPGFPDPIVCVQHISEGFIQGLVEWLDKASPLTVKFAENGDTPKLGHIYFPPEDTHLKFDSGGRFVISKDPPKNGHRPSVDVTFSSIAQNFEKNSLAILLTGMGADGADGLLQIKKSGGYTIAQNESSCVVYGMPKVAAETGAAKLLLSPEDIVRLLNNFSN
- a CDS encoding response regulator, coding for MSQEKLRILLVEDSAIAARLITLLIREGMPDENYNLHSASNLTDAIELTKSENIQIVLLDLGLPESQGLETFKTFFAKYPYIPVIVLTGNEDKSLALKSVREGAQDYLVKGEVHSSLLARSIFYALERGRLQYEKMLNQEKLKKYSEELEVLNATKDKFFSIIAHDLKSPFNSFLGITELLAEDIDIMDRAQIKAFVLDMNRSAHNQFKLLENLLAWAQVQRGSMVFSPAELDFFHVVNDVFALYSDNAAEKKLKLSNEGSPGKKVFADHNMLYLLLRNLVYNAIKFTPEGGEIRVGASDLPGFIEVYVVDNGVGISPKSLAGLFRIDKQNTTLGTNKEKGTGLGLVLCKDMIEKNGGQIRVESTPGLGTTFFFTLPQ
- a CDS encoding alpha/beta hydrolase, which translates into the protein MTDGYFVTPDNTPLFYSVAGQGDRWVILLHGGLGDSREMIPVASALDLTEYKLVLLDFRGHGKSFHGKLPLNYELYATDVMGLMDHLGIEKASIVGYSDGAITALVVAYSEPDRITRVVSIAPDTGIEGWRDDVNLDQVFPQIALDDEMIQDYEGVSPEPEKFPLLLDRVKILWESPSHMDRKRLSEIKAVCWIVGSDSDEFIKQEDLKLIARSIPFSFLHSFSNLKHGELTPALAKLTDGNIHILTEMLEG
- a CDS encoding C69 family dipeptidase, which gives rise to MKRISTLITLILFLSPAAVFACTNFIVTKGASVDGSTMITYTADSYMMYGELYHFPAAKYPEGAMLEVFEWDTGKLLGKIKQVRETYNVTGNMNEHQLAIGETTFGGRGELTNPKGIIDYGSLIYITLQRAKTAREAIRIMAQLVEEYGYYSSGESFSIADPNEAWILEMIGKGPGVKGANWVAVRIPDGYVSGHANQARITKFPLNDPDNCLYSKDVISFAREKGYFSGKDADFDFAAAYSPLDFGAIRFCDGRVWSLFRRCNSTMVKYLSYIKGENLERMPLYVKPDKKLSVQDVMGLMRDHYNGTELDMTTGVGAGPYGNPMRARPLTWKYNGEEYFNERPISTPQTGWSFISQSRSHLPNEVGGLLWFGMDDTYTTVWFPVYAAVTDVPENYRKGLGSLSHFTWESAFWVFNAVANFAYPRYNFVIDDIRTVQNQLEGQFLLRQKEVEEKAAKLLSSSRAECLMFLTNYTKESGKTVYNTWKKLSEDLLLRYVDGVKKNEYFKTVNIGYPDDFKKQIVSESGDKLKVKKLPGEKEAAIGDHINNAKELIKKKDYVSAKSELESLLKLDPGNSWASAELKKVNDLLRAIEDLHNKNFGMQ